The following are encoded together in the Equus quagga isolate Etosha38 chromosome 1, UCLA_HA_Equagga_1.0, whole genome shotgun sequence genome:
- the NINJ2 gene encoding ninjurin-2 — translation MLDAALFMTNATRLKAVLEQGPSSNYYSTLVTLISISLLLQVVIGILLVVIARLNLNEVEKQWRLNQLNNAATTLIFITVVINVFITAFGAHKTGFLASRTSRNPL, via the exons ATGCTGGACGCGGCTCTGTTCATGACCAACGCCACGCGGCTGAAAGCGGTGCTGGAGCAGGGGCCCTCCTCTAATTACTACAGCACCCTCGTCACCCTCATCAGCATCTCTCTGCTCCTGCAAGTGGTCATCGGAATCCTCCTCGTGGTCATTG cacggctgaatCTCAATGAGGTAGAAAAGCAATGGCGACTAAACCAGCTCAACAATGCTGCCACCACCTTGATCTTCATCACTGTTGTCATCAACGTCTTCATTACAGCCTTCGGGGCACATAAGACAGGGTTCCTGGCTTCCAGGACCTCAAGGAATCCTCTGTGA